The nucleotide window ACAGTGTCATTTGATTCCACGACCGGAACTCTGACCGATCTAATCACCACATCATCAGGATCCATCGTGAGCAGCGATGCCCTCACCACCTCAACAGGCATAATCGAACCACCAGGCCGCTCAGtaatcttcctcatctccgCGCCCAACACCCGCAAACGTCAAAACACAGACAGAGGCTTCGTCGGAAATAACAACCCGTCAATCTGCACCTTTGCTCAAACCTTCAACCTAGCAGAAGAGCAGCTCTTCATAGGTGGCGTACCGTTCTTCTACGACGGCGAAGACTATAAAGAGCTTGCTGCCGGCCCTCCGCCTCCGGCAGGTGCTGTTACGAGGCTCTTTGGAACGACTGGACGGGCGCTGCAGGTGGATCTGCCTGGTATCACAGCAGGATTCTGCCAGGCGAGCGATGGGAGAGTTTATGTGACTTTTACTAGTGGACCCGTTGGGTGTGAGGTTGTGACTTTGGAAGTTTATGATGGTAAGTTAGTTTGTGAAGCTGATGTGAGATTGGTTCTAATTAAGGAATAGAGAAACAGTGCCAGAATGGGAGACTCGTTGGTCTTGATACGACCACGAGCGTGATTGAGACCGCGACTTCTGAGGCCATCAGCTCTGAAAGCGCTACCAGTGTCGAAAGTTCTGCGACGACAGAGACCACATCAAGCTCTGTCAGCATCGCTGCGTCAAGCAGCGTCGCTCAAACCCAGTCTGTCGAGCCAGTTTCACAAACAACCGAATCCGAGGCATCGAcggcagcttcttccagtGCGGTCGAGTCTATCCCAATCAGCTCAACAACCAGCATCGCCGCGTCGGAAGCCTCTACGCAGTccccagcctcatcatcagctcttGATGAAACCACCACTGATGAGGTATTCCCAACCAGTGCGCCTTCGCCCATAGGCACATCTTCTGAGGCAGAAGACTCAACTTCAATGGCGCCATCATCACAGGCTTCATCAGAGACAACAGAGGCTGCTGAAAGTAGCTCTGAGGAGAGTACCTCGCCTGCCGCGCCTGAAACTACCACTGAAGCTGGACAGCTCTCTACAgagaccaccaccgccgtGGAAGAGATCACGTCTAACGAAACGGTTATTGAGAGCGAGACTACAACCGCTGAGCCTGTAACTACGACAGAAGATATAACGACTGCCATTCTTACTACTCAAGAGAGCTCAACTGAAGCTACAACTGCTGAAGAGACAACCACAGAAGACCTTACAACTATAGAGACAACAATCGACCCAACGACAACAACTTCCGCAGCCTAGCTAAACGGCTACACATCGTGCGACGAGTGCAGAAAGCTTCGTAGACTGCATTGAAGCATGCTCCTTGTACATTGGGTACACGGGGATAGAGTTCCCGAAGAGCTTGGGATCTGTACTTTGTTCAATGCTTCGTCCGGGCCGTCTCCTACTACTCTTTATGACATTGCTCTTGTGCAGGCTTAGGGATTGACAGGGGTGCTGAGCGTTGGATTGTGGGGTTGATTGACAGGGGCAGCTCTTACTGCTTTGTGTCTACCTGCTTTGGTCTTTAATTCTGCCACGGCTACATTTCATATCAATACACCTATACCATATTATCCAGCTACTCTATTTTGATCCGTCCTCTCATCCTTTGGCCCCAATGTTGAAGTGATTACCAAGCGACGAACCGCGCGGTTCATCGCCAAACCCTCCGATTCGACTAACCCATGATGGACTGAAACTCCGCTACCCAAAGTCCGCCCGCTTATTCCTTATTAATCCACAAACAGTCCAACATAGAATCTATGATGTCGACCGATCGCCCGAAATATCCGAAATGATATACTCtccctctttctctctttctgtcCTTTCCTTTGTCCATACCCTCTCTTATACCGGATAGCGAATATCTCCCCCGAGTGTAGCTGATGACCGCGACAACACCATAACGATGGCGTCAGCACAATCCTCCCACGATGATACCCCCCGACGTCCCGATGTCAGCTACGGCTCCTTTCCGTCTGACACTCCCCCCCAACCCTCAAAGCCAACACAACGCGCCCTCGCTCCCGATCTCCTGCGCGGCCTGCTAATGCTCCTCATGGCAATGGACCACATGGCCCTCGCCCTAAACACCTGGTCCCACGGCACAGGCCGCGAGACAGAAATGGACGGCGTGCCCATCAAGCGCTGGAACCGCACGCCCGCCTACATAATCCGAACATTAACGCACCTCTGCGCACCGGGGTTCACCATGTTACTTGGCATAGGCGTGGTGTACCTTGGACGATCGCGGAAGAAGCTGGGCTGGTCGAGGGGCCGTATTGCGCGGTACTTTCTCATCAGGGCCTTTGTCCTCACGGCTGTTAATGTGGTGTTGGGGTGGGTTATCACGGTGGGAAAAGTGTGGTTTATGAATTTTGTGCTGTTTTCGTTGGCGGTGGATTATTTGCTTGCGGGATTGCTGTGGGTTGCTATGGACTTTACGGAGCCTTGGCTGGCGAAGCATGTCCCGAGGAAATCCACTGATGAGAGTGAAGCATTGCTTGGGGGAAGCGAATCTTCGGATTTTGGAGAGACTGTTTCTTGGCATGTTCACAATGCGCTGCTAGCGGTGTTGGGTGTGGTGACGATTTGGTGGAATATCTGGCTCTCACCTACACACGGCCACTGCACCGTCAACGACCATTCATCTTCCCTAACAATCCTCTCAGCTGGCCAGCCTGCACCAGTCGATAGTCCCGCTATATCTCACAATCCCTGGCTCGGGGTCTGGTTCTGGACTACCTTAACCGACCGAGTTCAGTCAGTGTTTCCGCCCTTGGCTTGGGTATCATTCGCGATACTAGGTCTTTTATACGCGCGCATCGACGTTGCGCGAACATGGAACTCTCGCGTCGCAGCACTATGCAACACCGCCGCTGGCCTATTCTTCCTCATAATCTTTATCCTCACGCGCGTGTTACACTTTGGAAATCTCTCAGAAGGCTGCCTCCAAACACCCGATCACATCGCACATCCCGACAAGAACCAATACCTCGTCTCAGTGCAGTCCTTCTTCTACATAATGAAGTATCCCCCCGACGTCGCGTTCTGGGCCTTAACTTTAGCCGGAAACCTATTCCTTCTCGCGATCTTCGGTGGAATTCCTACCAGTGTTGCTAAGCGCTTCACCATGTTGTTGGACTTTGGTAGAGCTGCGTTGTTCTTCTACCTTGCGCATTTGTTCTTTGTCTTTATTTTTGGTGGAGTCATGGTTGATTGGTTTGGCCATGAGACTGAGAACCATGGACAGATGGATCCGGACTCCACGCGAGGTATTGACAATGTTTTTGCGTACCTTGCTATTTGGGGGTTGTCgatgttgttgctgtggcCTTTGGTGAGGTGGTATGGTAGGTTCAAGGCCACCAAGCCAGCTGACTCTATTTGGAGGTTCTTCTAGACACTGTATAATTATTGTTGTAAAAATATGATAGACTTTGTATAAAACGAGTTGAAGATcaatttattataactaaacGAATGAATGCCCATCAGGTCCTTCATTTACCCATCTCATGAACTTACCTCGTCATGCCTAACGAATCTACCTATCGGACAGAAATTTATGAATCCCTCGAAGAATTCCCCTGCTCCGTCCCGATTCTTCTCGCTCATCGCTTCGACTTGATCTATCACTTACATTCTCACGCGTCTCAGTGCTTCGAGACCTCCGCGACCTCGATCGATACGATCGTTTACCATGATCCTTGTAATGCGTAATATCATCTCTCAaactcctcaagctcttgcCAAAGTGCTTAAGATTGTATAAATCTCTGATGAGTTGCTCGACCCCATCTTGAGTCAGAAGCGCCTCCGTCTTGTCACGAGGAGCATGCATGTTTTCCTGGATCGTCTTGACTAGCTCGAGATGCCTGTCTCTATCATCCGTTAAACCCTTGAGCTTTCTCTTGTTCGCATCGACGTTGATTCTGTTGTCTTTTCCGTACTGGATCTTGTCTGCCTCAACTTTGATGAGCTGGTCGTAGTACTTCTCAGTCGCGTCATTAAAGGCATTGGCAGAATGCTCTCTCAGATACGCGACAAATTGTGCCGTCGCCTTTCGGAGCTGTCTCTGTTCACTTCTGTATTCCTTCTCAAGCTGTCGAACTCGCTCTATACCCTCTTGTCGTAGAGCCACATCGCTTGCATTATCTCTGAGGCGTCTCTCAACGTCTTTATCCTTGACTCTGACCTTACTCTCTGTCAGTTCATAGAAGAAATGCATGTGCTCCTGCCAACTATGCTTGCAACTTTTACAACTTTTGTCTTTGGTCTCCTTGAAAGCCCTGCATTTGATGAGTTCCGGATGGCCCACGCACTCTTCGGTAACACCCGGTAGCCTGCAATCTTCGTGACAGATTGATCTGTAGAATGGGACAACCTCGCCGTTGGAATTGGACTTGAACTCGCAGCAGTGCTTGTTCTTGCAGACAGTCCGAGGCTTTTCGAGCTTTGTAGGTACAACCTTGATCCTTTCCAGATGAAGTCTCTTTCGTAATTCATCCCCCGTAAGGCGCATGTCCTTCAGctctgccatcttctcttccagaagGCTCAAATTCTTTCTGATCTCCTGAGAAACCTCAACCATAGGAATCATCAAGTGACCAAGCGCTTCGCGTGCGCCTTCCATGGTGAGTGTTTGCCTTATCTCATGCGGTCTGAGGTTGTCTATATAGGACAGTAGCCTCAACGTTTCTGCTCTCGATCTATCCCAGCTTTCGCGGGAACTTCTCTCATCTTGGCCTCTGACACCTTGAAAGTACGCAGCCAGGTAATGGAAGCTTTTTGCATCAAAGCAGTATGCGTTTGCGCGACTGACCGTCAGGTCAACAGTTGTGTTGTTCTTCAGGAAGTTTTGGAGCGGTCCGAGAGCATCTCCTGGCGCATAGTTAGAGATGAGGGTATGCGTGAATCCAAAGACAACATTTGCAACAGCACTGCGATGAAGATGGGACAACAGCTCCTCAAAACAGAAATGAATTGTGGCCGTCAGGCGTGCTTCGTTGGTCTTGACTAGGATCAATATTCCATGAAGCTCTTCATATCTTTTCAGAGTGTTCATGATGTCCTTGATGTTCTTATTATCTATTTGCGGGCCTCGAGTGTCGCCGATACCTGGAGTATCGATGATGCGGTATTTGATGCCATTATATGTCACCCTGTAGACTGATGTCCTCTGTGTCGCAGAATCGCCATTGGTACCGTCGTGTTCATCATCCCCAGAACCAACGCGGATCGTCCGGTTCTGAAGTTCCTGGTCCGGGTCCGATGAGTTCCAGTGACTGACTGCAAAGGAACACGGGACCTTGTACTCTAGTTTCCGGGCTGATTTCGCTTCATCGAAACTCTCAAACGTCAAGAAGTTGACAAAGGAATTGATGAATGTTGACTTGCCAACGCCAGTCTGTCCTAAAACCAGGATATTGCGACAATCAGGCCGTTGTGATCTTATCAAGAGTCGATAAAGTTCATCTGCATGGTAACGATCGAAGCCGCGTCCGTGACTGTCGCTATTGCACTTGAAGTCCCATGAGCTGCAATCGGCTGAACCACAGTCGCAGTAGATGCAGTTGGTCTTCGACCCAAACTCGAGGGGAGTGTCGCAAGTGGCACAGGCCCATTCATGACTCAAGTGAGGGTCGCAAGATTGCCCAGGACAGGGGATCCAGACTAGACGGAGCTCAGCCGGTCTCCGTCCACCAAAATCCATCTCGCCCTGATCACAACGAGCGATACACCTTTGTGACTGTTGCCGGTGCTCTGCTTGTCTGGTAGGAAGCCTTCGTTCTGTTGACCTCTCGCGATACTCCGAAACTTCAATCACTGGCTTCTGTGTTGTTCGTATTCGTATTGGACCAAAGATAGGGGCTTCTAACTCTTTGTATTCAGAGGGAGCATCGCAATCGACTATAAACacctggttctggttctggggGTTGTGAAGGAACTCCCTCAGAGCTGTGCACTGCTCATTCCACAAACTTGAACTCTTGAGCACAGCATTGTTGAAAAGGAAGTGATATGGAGGAGGGTCGTGAGACAGCGTGCTTTCATTGATGCAAGCACCATTGAAACCAATATAGGTCGCTCCACTGTTGAGACAATGCTCGATGAACCTGAGCTTGTCGCTTTGCTGACCAGCGATCATAGAAATCTTCCCGGGAGATGATTCGTGGACATTGCATAGCTGCTGGAGACGATTCTCGTCCACTATGCCATCTCTGACCCCTAGTACAATCCTTTGTAGAATCATCTGGAAGTCCTTCCGGGAGGTTTCAAGACGGGTAATTGCTGTATCGACTTCTTCAATGTGGTCCCTTGCAAGATATTGTTCCCGGCCCACCAGCGAGTGTCTGTACTCCTCGAGTTTCTCCTTACAAGCACTCCAGTCATCAAAAAGAACGAATAAGGGATCAACATTGGTGACAGCTCTCGGGGGATGGTGAGGTCCGGGAGGAGCCCTCCTGCCAGGCATGAGATGACGGAGCATGTGTATGGGAAGTAAAGTATACTCTATCGGGTACCCTGCGCTGCCAGTAGTGTGCATAATTTGCTGCGGGCCTGTTTGCACAAACCTGCACATCACAGGTAGTGTCTCTTGGCAAATGCCATAATCGCGTTGGATATCAGTGTAGAGCATGAACTCATAGTCGAGTCTAAGCCGATGACTTAGCGAATCGTCGCTACAGTCTACAGAGTAAATAGACCTGGCAATATCGTCAAGTTCATACAAGTCTTTCTGAAAAGTAACTTCTAGAGCCGCCCGTTGACTTGAATCCTCTATGCGATGCTTCATTGTCATGATACTTTGTAGCCCCCATCGGATACCGGTTACCACGTGGGTACTGTGACGATCAGCCGGGAGGAAGAACCCAGAGGCCATTCCGCTCCTCAAAGCACTCTGGTGGAGATTGAGAGCATCTTCATAGGTGTTGAAGAAACTCCGGTTAATGCCATAGAGGATATTGCCGTCCACTGTGCCGTCTTTCAGGAAGTTGGCAGACCCTTTGAGGTCGATCAGGCCGGATAGAATGCTTGCTGCGAGGTTGCCATCGATACGCATTGCGTTGAACCGACTTGCATGATCGGAACCTTGGTGTATTCCACTCTGGCACTGACGAGAGGGCTGGCAAGAACTTCGCAAGACGGTTCCTTGTGGTGGATTTGGCGGCAAGATAGAAGACGCGAGGAATTGGTCAACTCTCGCGTCGTAAAGGGTGCCGATGGCGACCTGTTGGCCAAGTGCAGGTCTTGCAATATCAGCCATCTCGATTCATGCAAAGATGAAAGATTGTTTGGGTAAGTTAGTTGTTTGCGCCGGAAGAGTATAGGAGTACTTGAAGGCTTGGAGTGAACCTCACATCGTTCCCTTAGCAGCATAAATACCTTGATGATAATCACCTGGCGGACCAGTCAGCCAACAATATCCCCTCAGATGAGTCTGCCCAAGGACGAAACGCCTGAACGGCTGTTGCGTGCAACACGACTACTGGAAGCCCGCTCGCTGGAAGGATACACCAAATTCACTGCCACACCATTGGACGTTGCACCACGACTGGTGTTTGTCACCGAGATAAGGCCTTGATACAGGCTCCCAGTATACGAGGCTGCTATTGGATCCCTCACCATGAAGACAAGAGGCTCAAGACCAACTGGCGACGCTCCTCGTATGCTTAGGTAACGTTGAGGGCGACAGCACACGGGTTGAAAGGCATTGCACGACGGTCTATTTTTGAGATTGTGATAGTGGCCCATGATTCAAAACGAGTGTCTGTTTCAACGACGTCTGGCCAATGTGACTGACATCTGAGCGGCCATTGGAGATAGATGGACTATTGTAGGTGACACCCTATCAGGCAGTCGTAGGAGCGTCTAGGCTGCCCTGCGAAATCCCAGTTGTGTCAATTGAGGTAGTAGGATGGTTCGATGATCCCATGATAGTTCCATTGCGCTTCGTTCCCGAGGGGCGTGAGCAATCACCTCGCAGAGCTTTTTCCCATACCATTGCATCACACGCTACAACAAGTAAGTGCTTCGTGGCCTCGCGGGCTTTGCGAGTGATGGAGCTTGATGGGCTAGTTTGGGGAGACACAGGACGCTCTGAAAATAGCCCGATGCACAAGTAGGAGTGACTGCCCTTTGCTGGTTGTACTTCAGACACACACTAAGATAGAGTCCAGTTCCCGCAGCCGTCTGACACAGACGCTGGAGGTTCTCGAAGTTGCCAAACAGATTGGCACTCTTCATCGGATTGGATGAGTACCTGCTTGGGAATCGAAATGGCTATTGGTCCTAC belongs to Fusarium musae strain F31 chromosome 9, whole genome shotgun sequence and includes:
- a CDS encoding hypothetical protein (EggNog:ENOG41); this encodes MKSQTILTTVLGTSGALSLADHGAMRLDTWCVTYLSTYLVPVVSPGQSTGASSSVPVTQIESQSTVESEPTQAQSGSETVSFDSTTGTLTDLITTSSGSIVSSDALTTSTGIIEPPGRSVIFLISAPNTRKRQNTDRGFVGNNNPSICTFAQTFNLAEEQLFIGGVPFFYDGEDYKELAAGPPPPAGAVTRLFGTTGRALQVDLPGITAGFCQASDGRVYVTFTSGPVGCEVVTLEVYDEKQCQNGRLVGLDTTTSVIETATSEAISSESATSVESSATTETTSSSVSIAASSSVAQTQSVEPVSQTTESEASTAASSSAVESIPISSTTSIAASEASTQSPASSSALDETTTDEVFPTSAPSPIGTSSEAEDSTSMAPSSQASSETTEAAESSSEESTSPAAPETTTEAGQLSTETTTAVEEITSNETVIESETTTAEPVTTTEDITTAILTTQESSTEATTAEETTTEDLTTIETTIDPTTTTSAA
- a CDS encoding hypothetical protein (EggNog:ENOG41), with the translated sequence MADIARPALGQQVAIGTLYDARVDQFLASSILPPNPPQGTVLRSSCQPSRQCQSGIHQGSDHASRFNAMRIDGNLAASILSGLIDLKGSANFLKDGTVDGNILYGINRSFFNTYEDALNLHQSALRSGMASGFFLPADRHSTHVVTGIRWGLQSIMTMKHRIEDSSQRAALEVTFQKDLYELDDIARSIYSVDCSDDSLSHRLRLDYEFMLYTDIQRDYGICQETLPVMCRFVQTGPQQIMHTTGSAGYPIEYTLLPIHMLRHLMPGRRAPPGPHHPPRAVTNVDPLFVLFDDWSACKEKLEEYRHSLVGREQYLARDHIEEVDTAITRLETSRKDFQMILQRIVLGVRDGIVDENRLQQLCNVHESSPGKISMIAGQQSDKLRFIEHCLNSGATYIGFNGACINESTLSHDPPPYHFLFNNAVLKSSSLWNEQCTALREFLHNPQNQNQVFIVDCDAPSEYKELEAPIFGPIRIRTTQKPVIEVSEYRERSTERRLPTRQAEHRQQSQRCIARCDQGEMDFGGRRPAELRLVWIPCPGQSCDPHLSHEWACATCDTPLEFGSKTNCIYCDCGSADCSSWDFKCNSDSHGRGFDRYHADELYRLLIRSQRPDCRNILVLGQTGVGKSTFINSFVNFLTFESFDEAKSARKLEYKVPCSFAVSHWNSSDPDQELQNRTIRVGSGDDEHDGTNGDSATQRTSVYRVTYNGIKYRIIDTPGIGDTRGPQIDNKNIKDIMNTLKRYEELHGILILVKTNEARLTATIHFCFEELLSHLHRSAVANVVFGFTHTLISNYAPGDALGPLQNFLKNNTTVDLTVSRANAYCFDAKSFHYLAAYFQGVRGQDERSSRESWDRSRAETLRLLSYIDNLRPHEIRQTLTMEGAREALGHLMIPMVEVSQEIRKNLSLLEEKMAELKDMRLTGDELRKRLHLERIKVVPTKLEKPRTVCKNKHCCEFKSNSNGEVVPFYRSICHEDCRLPGVTEECVGHPELIKCRAFKETKDKSCKSCKHSWQEHMHFFYELTESKVRVKDKDVERRLRDNASDVALRQEGIERVRQLEKEYRSEQRQLRKATAQFVAYLREHSANAFNDATEKYYDQLIKVEADKIQYGKDNRINVDANKRKLKGLTDDRDRHLELVKTIQENMHAPRDKTEALLTQDGVEQLIRDLYNLKHFGKSLRSLRDDITHYKDHGKRSYRSRSRRSRSTETRENVSDRSSRSDEREESGRSRGILRGIHKFLSDR